Proteins from a genomic interval of Phalacrocorax aristotelis chromosome 3, bGulAri2.1, whole genome shotgun sequence:
- the CD164 gene encoding sialomucin core protein 24: MGRVPALPLAVLCLACLCGLAAGAAQSRWARATGDSTATAVVHLSSTTASSSNTTTAPSNTTTAPSNTTTTTTASSNTTTARSNITTTTTTASSNTTTAPSNTTTASSATTAHTAIANITNVTTHVPLPTTAVTSTTTTTTIPGTNTTPAPSSRKSTFDAASFIGGIVLVLGLQAVIFFLYKFCKSKDRNYHTL; this comes from the exons atggGCCGGGTACCCGCGCTCCCCCTCGCCGTTCTCTGCCTGGCCTGCCTCtgcgggctggcggcgggggCCGCTCAGAGCCGCTGGGCGCGCGCGACCGGTGACAGCACCGCGACCGCTG TTGTTCATCTTTCCAGTACTACTGCATCATCCTCCAATACCACCACGGCGCCTTCCAATACCACCACGGCGCCTTCCaataccaccaccaccaccacagcatCTTCCAATACCACCACGGCACGTTCCAatatcaccaccaccaccaccacagcgTCTTCCAATACCACCACGGCACCTTCCAATACCACCACAGCCAGTTCTGCTACCACAGCTCATACTGCTATAG CTAACATCACCAATGTAACTACACATGTTCCTCTACCTACAACTGCTGTTACTTCAACTACCACAACAACCACTATTCCAG GTACGAATACTACTCCTGCACCTTCTTCACGCAAATCTACATTTGATGCTGCGAGTTTCATAGGTGGAATTGTCCTTGTTCTGGGTCTGcaagctgttattttctttctgtacaaaTTCTGCAAGTCGAAAGACCGAAACTATCACACACTTTAG